The proteins below are encoded in one region of Tomitella fengzijianii:
- a CDS encoding LGFP repeat-containing protein — protein MRFTHRNSTLLRKTALTITSLAAAGALAAGCSSDTVDSAKDAAGAASDAADSAKDAAGAAGDKAKDAAGQDGGGDDASGGEATETQIQGPQGEITVVEPIADKYQQVGGPGGHLGNPVGEQQQGPAGGYFVDFEGASIYWSPQTDAHFVQGRIKDAWLADGGVEALGYPTSDEHPIETGLQSEFENARITFINDQTEVITEN, from the coding sequence ATGCGCTTCACACACCGCAACTCGACGCTTCTCCGCAAGACCGCCCTGACCATCACCTCCCTCGCGGCCGCCGGTGCACTCGCCGCCGGCTGCAGCAGTGACACCGTCGATTCGGCGAAGGACGCCGCCGGCGCGGCGAGCGACGCGGCCGATTCCGCCAAGGACGCCGCCGGCGCTGCGGGCGACAAGGCCAAGGACGCCGCCGGCCAGGACGGCGGCGGCGATGACGCGTCCGGTGGCGAGGCGACCGAGACGCAGATCCAGGGGCCGCAGGGCGAGATCACCGTGGTGGAGCCCATCGCGGACAAGTACCAGCAGGTCGGCGGGCCGGGCGGCCACCTCGGCAACCCGGTGGGCGAGCAGCAGCAGGGTCCTGCCGGCGGCTACTTCGTCGACTTCGAGGGCGCATCGATCTACTGGAGCCCACAGACCGACGCGCACTTCGTGCAGGGCAGGATCAAGGATGCCTGGCTCGCCGACGGCGGGGTCGAGGCTCTCGGCTACCCGACGAGTGATGAGCACCCGATCGAGACCGGGCTGCAAAGCGAGTTCGAGAACGCGCGGATCACGTTCATCAATGATCAGACCGAAGTGATCACGGAGAACTGA
- a CDS encoding TetR/AcrR family transcriptional regulator, producing MARTTGIGPAAVDEAVRAVRVSSRRRQILDAAVRVMERTGFHQMSMQALADEAQVSVGLIYKYFGGKEDVLLGTIVGILDAFQDMLEPAMAGAGDDPVERFAAGFRRYIEIVDENLDAVVLTYRESRTLTPAGRARIKELEISTAAPLRDALADAIRAGTVGDVDVDLVTFDAMMLAHAWALKRWHFSPRWELGDYGAAQLRLLLGGLIVPEHAPRYAHLLG from the coding sequence ATGGCACGAACGACGGGGATCGGCCCTGCGGCCGTCGACGAGGCGGTCCGCGCGGTCCGGGTGAGCTCGCGGCGCCGGCAGATCCTCGACGCCGCGGTGCGGGTGATGGAGCGCACCGGGTTCCATCAGATGTCCATGCAGGCGCTCGCCGACGAGGCGCAGGTGAGCGTGGGCCTGATCTACAAGTACTTCGGCGGCAAGGAAGACGTGCTGCTCGGGACGATCGTCGGCATCCTCGACGCGTTCCAGGACATGCTCGAACCCGCCATGGCCGGCGCCGGGGACGACCCGGTGGAGCGCTTCGCCGCGGGATTCCGCCGGTACATCGAGATCGTCGACGAAAACCTCGACGCGGTGGTGCTCACCTACAGGGAGAGCCGCACGCTCACCCCGGCGGGGCGCGCGCGCATCAAGGAGCTCGAGATCTCCACGGCCGCCCCGCTGCGGGACGCGCTGGCCGACGCGATCCGGGCCGGCACCGTCGGCGACGTCGACGTGGACCTGGTGACCTTCGACGCGATGATGCTCGCGCACGCGTGGGCCCTCAAGCGGTGGCACTTCTCGCCCCGGTGGGAACTCGGCGACTACGGCGCCGCGCAGCTGCGCCTGCTGCTGGGCGGGCTGATCGTGCCGGAGCACGCGCCGCGGTACGCGCACCTGCTGGGGTAG
- a CDS encoding acyl-CoA dehydrogenase family protein — protein sequence MGTTIDPVAAQSVPPTRLAETDEHRDFRAAVRGYVRDRVAPAQRRWEDAATLPREFFTGAGAQGMLGFPVPEEYGGPGVRDYRYNAIVVDEVARVGAAACAIGLSLQNDVVLPYLTDQTNDEQRARWLPGVVTGETILGIAMTEPGAGSDLAGIRAGAVRDGDEYVVDGAKTFISNGQNGDLFVVAVRTGEDRHGGLTLLVVEGDTPGLVRGRNLDKIGLHAQDTSELAFENMRVPVANRLGAEGDGFGMLVHNLPQERLSLAVGAVAAAEGVLQQTLGYVQERTAFGAPVSRFQNTRFVLAELATELDLARTYLDDCIASHVRGELTAGRAARLKWWTTELQVRVADRCLQLHGGYGYMREYPVSRAFVDARIQTIYGGTTEIMKTIVAKDLGL from the coding sequence ATGGGCACGACGATCGATCCGGTTGCGGCGCAGTCGGTGCCGCCGACGCGGCTGGCCGAGACCGACGAGCACCGCGACTTCCGTGCGGCGGTGCGCGGATACGTCCGCGACCGGGTCGCGCCCGCACAGCGGCGGTGGGAGGACGCCGCGACGCTGCCGCGCGAGTTCTTCACGGGCGCAGGTGCACAGGGCATGCTGGGGTTCCCGGTCCCCGAGGAGTACGGCGGGCCGGGTGTGCGCGACTACCGCTACAACGCCATCGTCGTCGACGAGGTGGCACGCGTCGGCGCGGCGGCCTGCGCCATCGGGCTGTCGCTGCAGAACGACGTGGTGCTGCCGTATCTGACCGACCAGACGAACGATGAACAGCGGGCCCGCTGGCTGCCGGGCGTCGTCACCGGCGAGACCATCCTGGGCATCGCCATGACCGAACCGGGCGCCGGCAGCGACCTGGCCGGCATCCGGGCAGGCGCGGTCCGCGACGGCGACGAGTACGTGGTGGACGGGGCGAAGACGTTCATCTCCAACGGGCAGAACGGGGACCTGTTCGTCGTCGCCGTGCGCACCGGCGAGGATCGGCACGGCGGCCTGACGCTGCTCGTGGTCGAGGGGGACACCCCGGGCCTGGTGCGCGGCCGCAACCTGGACAAGATCGGGCTGCACGCGCAGGACACCAGCGAGCTGGCCTTCGAGAACATGCGCGTCCCGGTGGCGAACAGGCTGGGCGCCGAGGGCGACGGCTTCGGCATGCTGGTGCACAACCTCCCGCAGGAACGGCTGTCGCTGGCCGTCGGTGCGGTGGCCGCCGCGGAGGGGGTGCTGCAGCAGACCCTCGGCTACGTGCAGGAGCGCACCGCCTTCGGCGCGCCCGTCTCGCGGTTCCAGAACACGCGGTTCGTGCTGGCAGAGCTGGCGACGGAGCTGGACCTGGCGCGCACCTACCTCGACGACTGCATCGCCTCGCATGTGCGCGGCGAGCTCACCGCGGGGCGGGCGGCGCGGCTCAAATGGTGGACCACCGAGCTGCAGGTGCGGGTGGCCGACCGCTGCCTCCAGCTGCACGGCGGCTACGGCTACATGCGCGAATACCCGGTGTCCAGGGCGTTCGTCGATGCCCGCATCCAGACCATCTACGGTGGCACCACCGAGATCATGAAGACGATCGTCGCCAAGGACCTGGGGCTGTAG
- a CDS encoding class I adenylate-forming enzyme family protein, producing MATQQQAQAVAADGGYDALAYRTYFENAFTYITGFRRNLRRFADRPAIDDPASGRSWTYRELGGAVDRLAAGLAELGVAAGDVVAYQLFNGPEFAQLYLATQVAGAVGSPMNFRLASGETAYILTRNRPRVFFYDTGNAAMTAEALRRSGHVPETIVAVGPGEPIAAPDGARVLRFDDVAASTGPAPQVDRTIWEETTRLYTSGTTGMPKGVPMNSAIEIFSAHDVIMQFPLAPEDKTLNMSPWFHRGGLYCAGPNPSFYVGASVVPLRTFDADTVLDLVETQGLTFLIGAPTNLAMLSDAQEARARDLSTLRGVVTMGSPLDREAALRYQRVLHPRIFNGYGSTEGFWNTFLRPVDLPEMAGTAGRACIDDDVAVVKLFDDRPALPHETVARDGREVGEVIVRSPKSAGQYADEPEQDAAKFHDGWLHIGDLATWDEGEYVTIVGRRDDMLLSGGENVHPVGVEAALCEHPAVADALVVGVPDDTWGQLVVAYVVPRDGADGLSEPQEAADALDAHCREHPMLSRFKRPRAYRVVEALPVSATGKKLHYKATATARDDMARGLFARPGGGDGGE from the coding sequence ATGGCAACTCAGCAACAGGCGCAGGCGGTGGCGGCCGACGGCGGTTACGACGCGCTGGCGTACCGCACGTACTTCGAGAACGCGTTCACCTACATCACCGGATTCCGCCGCAACCTCCGGCGGTTCGCGGACCGGCCCGCCATCGACGATCCGGCGTCGGGCCGCTCGTGGACGTACCGGGAGCTGGGCGGGGCGGTCGACCGGCTGGCCGCGGGCCTCGCCGAGCTGGGCGTCGCCGCCGGCGATGTGGTGGCCTACCAGCTGTTCAACGGCCCGGAGTTCGCGCAGCTCTACCTGGCCACCCAGGTGGCCGGGGCCGTCGGCTCGCCGATGAACTTCCGCCTGGCCTCCGGCGAGACCGCCTACATCCTCACCCGCAACCGGCCGCGCGTGTTCTTCTACGACACCGGCAACGCGGCGATGACGGCGGAGGCCCTGCGCCGCAGCGGCCACGTCCCGGAGACCATCGTGGCGGTGGGGCCCGGCGAGCCGATCGCGGCCCCCGACGGCGCCCGCGTGCTGCGCTTCGACGACGTCGCCGCGTCGACAGGTCCTGCGCCGCAGGTGGACCGGACGATCTGGGAGGAGACCACGCGGCTCTACACCTCCGGCACCACCGGCATGCCCAAGGGAGTGCCGATGAACAGCGCCATCGAGATCTTCAGCGCGCACGACGTGATCATGCAGTTCCCGCTCGCGCCGGAGGACAAGACGCTGAACATGTCGCCGTGGTTCCACCGCGGCGGGCTGTACTGCGCCGGCCCCAACCCGTCGTTCTACGTGGGCGCCTCGGTGGTGCCGCTGCGCACGTTCGACGCCGATACGGTGCTGGACCTGGTCGAAACGCAGGGGCTGACCTTCCTCATCGGCGCGCCCACCAACCTGGCGATGCTCTCGGACGCGCAGGAGGCCAGGGCCCGCGACCTCTCGACGCTGCGCGGGGTTGTCACCATGGGCTCGCCGCTGGACCGCGAGGCGGCGCTGCGGTACCAGCGCGTGCTGCACCCGCGGATCTTCAACGGGTACGGCAGCACCGAGGGCTTCTGGAACACCTTCCTGCGGCCGGTGGATCTGCCGGAGATGGCCGGCACCGCGGGGAGGGCGTGCATCGACGACGACGTCGCGGTGGTCAAGCTGTTCGACGACAGGCCGGCCCTGCCGCACGAGACGGTGGCCCGGGACGGCCGCGAGGTGGGCGAGGTGATCGTCCGCTCCCCCAAGAGCGCGGGGCAGTACGCGGACGAGCCCGAGCAGGACGCGGCGAAGTTCCACGACGGCTGGCTGCACATCGGCGACCTCGCCACCTGGGACGAAGGCGAGTACGTGACCATCGTGGGCCGCCGCGACGACATGCTGCTTTCCGGCGGCGAGAACGTGCACCCGGTGGGCGTCGAGGCGGCGCTGTGCGAGCATCCGGCGGTCGCCGACGCGCTGGTGGTGGGCGTCCCCGACGACACGTGGGGCCAGCTTGTGGTGGCGTACGTCGTCCCCCGCGATGGCGCGGACGGGCTGAGCGAGCCGCAGGAGGCGGCCGACGCGCTGGATGCGCACTGCCGCGAGCACCCCATGCTCTCCCGGTTCAAAAGGCCCCGGGCCTACCGGGTGGTGGAGGCGCTCCCAGTGTCCGCAACGGGAAAGAAGCTGCACTACAAGGCGACCGCGACGGCGCGCGACGACATGGCCCGCGGGCTGTTCGCTCGGCCCGGCGGCGGAGACGGAGGCGAGTGA
- a CDS encoding SDR family NAD(P)-dependent oxidoreductase, with translation MSERTVSDSTAPDIAVVTGAGSGIGRAIALRLAAGGARVVAADLDEAGAAATAEHHPELITVMGVDIADRGRVDALRDRVLDEVGVPTILVNAAGWDVVAPFLEADAEFAQKVTAINYLGPVNMCSAFLPAMSEAGRGRVVNLASDAGRVGSAGETIYAGAKGGVIALTKSLAREMARSGITVNCVCPGPTDTPLFGSLPEKLRGALVKAIPFRRLAQPEEVAAAAAFFVSPETTYITGQTLSVSGGLTMAG, from the coding sequence ATGAGCGAACGCACCGTTTCGGACAGCACCGCCCCCGACATCGCCGTCGTCACCGGAGCGGGTTCCGGCATCGGCCGCGCCATCGCCCTGCGGCTGGCCGCGGGCGGCGCGCGGGTGGTGGCCGCCGACCTCGACGAGGCCGGCGCCGCCGCGACGGCCGAGCACCACCCGGAGCTGATCACGGTGATGGGCGTGGACATCGCCGACCGAGGCAGGGTCGACGCCCTGCGTGACAGGGTGCTCGACGAGGTGGGCGTGCCCACGATCCTCGTCAACGCCGCGGGCTGGGACGTCGTCGCGCCGTTCCTGGAGGCGGACGCGGAGTTCGCGCAGAAGGTCACGGCCATCAACTATCTGGGCCCGGTCAACATGTGCAGCGCGTTCCTGCCCGCCATGTCCGAGGCCGGCCGCGGCCGCGTCGTCAACCTGGCCAGCGACGCCGGGCGCGTCGGCAGCGCGGGGGAGACCATCTACGCGGGTGCCAAGGGCGGGGTCATCGCGCTGACCAAGTCGCTGGCCCGCGAGATGGCCCGCTCCGGCATCACCGTCAACTGCGTGTGCCCCGGGCCCACCGACACCCCGCTGTTCGGTTCGCTGCCGGAGAAGCTGCGGGGCGCGCTGGTCAAAGCGATCCCGTTCCGCCGGCTCGCGCAGCCGGAGGAGGTCGCCGCGGCGGCGGCGTTCTTCGTCTCCCCCGAGACCACCTACATCACAGGCCAGACGCTGAGCGTCAGCGGCGGCCTCACCATGGCCGGGTAG
- a CDS encoding enoyl-CoA hydratase/isomerase family protein gives MDYSDYNQLTFERRDNGVLLITLNRPEKYNATDEEMHGELARVWHDVAKDKETRAVVVTGAGKAFSAGGDLAMVERLAGDHDAVAHMLDEMSEMVYGIVNCDKPVVSAINGVAVGAGTVVGLLADISIVAEDAKIGDGHVKLGVAAGDHAAIVWPLLASLAKAKYYLLTGEMVTGAEAERIGLVSKALPREQVLDEALRVADVLGTGSQKAIRWTKRALNSWVRDAGPIFDQSAAYEMLSFMTPDVVEGYTALREKRAPRFPSAAADAEEGQR, from the coding sequence ATGGATTACTCCGACTACAACCAGCTCACCTTCGAGCGGCGGGACAACGGCGTCCTGCTCATCACCCTCAACCGGCCGGAGAAGTACAACGCCACCGATGAGGAGATGCACGGGGAGCTGGCCCGCGTGTGGCACGACGTCGCCAAGGACAAGGAGACGCGCGCGGTCGTGGTCACCGGCGCGGGCAAGGCGTTCTCCGCGGGCGGCGACCTGGCGATGGTCGAGCGTCTGGCGGGCGACCACGATGCCGTCGCGCACATGCTCGACGAGATGAGCGAGATGGTCTACGGGATCGTCAACTGCGACAAGCCGGTGGTCTCCGCCATCAACGGCGTCGCCGTGGGCGCCGGCACCGTGGTGGGCCTGCTGGCGGACATCTCCATCGTCGCCGAGGACGCCAAGATCGGCGACGGCCACGTCAAGCTTGGCGTGGCGGCGGGCGACCATGCCGCCATCGTCTGGCCGCTGCTGGCCAGCCTGGCCAAGGCCAAGTACTACCTGCTCACCGGGGAGATGGTCACCGGCGCGGAGGCCGAGCGGATCGGCCTGGTCTCCAAGGCACTGCCGCGCGAGCAGGTGCTGGACGAGGCACTGCGCGTGGCCGACGTGCTGGGCACCGGCTCGCAGAAGGCGATCCGGTGGACCAAGCGGGCGCTGAACAGCTGGGTGCGCGACGCCGGACCCATCTTCGACCAGTCCGCGGCCTACGAGATGCTCAGCTTCATGACGCCGGACGTCGTCGAGGGCTACACGGCGCTGCGGGAGAAGCGCGCACCGCGGTTCCCCTCGGCAGCAGCGGATGCCGAGGAGGGCCAGCGATGA
- a CDS encoding pseudouridine synthase yields the protein MPPEIGRAPGAAAESAPPATIAAYLAARFPVDADRIAEKIAAGEVVDADGVPVTARTPFEPGAEVFYYRDPPREDPVPFGLRVLHRDERLLVVDKPHFLASMPRGRHIAETALVRLRRSTGIDAVAPAHRLDRLTAGVLVFTVDPGVRRAYQELFAAGEVRKTYEAVCAAPPSVPLPAVLRSRIVKDRGVHRAYETPGAPNAETAVERAPGGEHVRVRVRPATGKTHQIRVHLASIGAPIMWDPLYGTDPDPDPADGDDAARPDFSRPLQLLARSLEFTDPFTGARRRFVSERALELW from the coding sequence ATGCCGCCGGAGATCGGACGGGCACCAGGGGCCGCCGCCGAGTCCGCCCCACCCGCCACGATCGCCGCATACCTGGCGGCGCGCTTCCCCGTCGACGCCGATCGGATCGCGGAGAAGATCGCCGCCGGCGAGGTGGTCGACGCCGACGGCGTGCCGGTCACCGCCCGGACGCCATTTGAGCCGGGGGCCGAGGTCTTCTACTACCGCGACCCACCGCGCGAAGACCCGGTGCCCTTCGGGCTGCGGGTCCTCCACCGCGACGAGCGGCTGCTGGTGGTGGACAAGCCGCATTTCCTGGCGTCGATGCCGCGCGGCCGGCACATCGCGGAGACGGCACTGGTGCGGCTGCGGCGCAGCACCGGGATCGACGCCGTGGCCCCGGCGCACCGGCTGGACCGGCTCACCGCCGGGGTGCTCGTGTTCACCGTGGATCCCGGCGTGCGGCGCGCCTACCAGGAGCTCTTCGCGGCCGGAGAGGTGCGCAAGACCTACGAGGCGGTGTGCGCCGCGCCCCCGTCCGTCCCACTGCCGGCGGTGCTGCGCAGCCGGATCGTCAAAGACCGCGGCGTGCACCGCGCCTATGAGACGCCGGGCGCGCCGAACGCCGAGACCGCGGTGGAGCGCGCACCCGGCGGGGAGCACGTCCGCGTGCGGGTGCGCCCCGCGACGGGGAAGACGCACCAGATCCGGGTGCACCTGGCGTCGATCGGCGCACCGATCATGTGGGACCCGCTGTACGGCACCGATCCGGACCCGGATCCCGCCGACGGCGATGACGCTGCGCGGCCGGACTTCTCACGCCCGTTGCAACTGCTGGCGCGGTCCCTGGAGTTCACCGACCCGTTCACCGGGGCCCGGCGGCGGTTCGTCAGCGAACGCGCGCTGGAGTTGTGGTAG
- a CDS encoding acyl-CoA dehydrogenase family protein has protein sequence MSEYLADLDDDERMLVDTVRRFIDRDVKPSVRDVEHADEYPERWIEQMKELGIYGLAVPEEYGGTPVSMPCYVRVTEELARGWMSLAGAMGGHTVVAKLLDLFGTEEQRRRYLSRMATGELRATMALTEPGGGSDLQAMTTVARAEGDELVVSGAKTWISNAKRSGLIALLCKTDPAAVPRHTGISVLLVEHGPGLTVSRELPKLGYKGVETCELVFDGYRTPASSVLGGEPGRGFGQMMKGLETGRLQVAARALGVASAAFEDALAYAQQRESFGVPIHKHQAVGNLLADMATKLTAARQLTRFAAEKYDAGERCDMEAGMAKLFASESAMEIALSAVRVHGGYGYSTEYDVERYFRDAPLMIVGEGTNEIQRNVISAQLVARGGL, from the coding sequence ATGTCCGAGTACCTGGCAGACCTCGACGACGACGAGCGGATGCTGGTCGACACCGTGCGCCGGTTCATCGACCGCGACGTCAAACCCTCGGTGCGCGACGTGGAGCACGCCGACGAGTACCCCGAGCGGTGGATCGAGCAGATGAAGGAGCTGGGGATCTACGGGCTCGCGGTGCCCGAGGAGTACGGCGGCACCCCCGTCTCGATGCCGTGTTACGTGCGGGTCACCGAGGAGCTGGCCCGCGGCTGGATGAGCCTGGCCGGGGCGATGGGCGGGCACACCGTGGTGGCGAAGCTCCTCGACCTCTTCGGTACCGAGGAGCAGCGCCGCCGCTACCTGTCGCGCATGGCCACCGGCGAGCTGCGCGCGACGATGGCGCTCACCGAGCCGGGCGGCGGATCCGACCTGCAGGCCATGACCACCGTCGCGCGCGCCGAGGGCGACGAGCTGGTGGTCTCCGGCGCCAAGACCTGGATCTCCAATGCCAAGCGGTCCGGGCTCATCGCGCTGCTGTGCAAGACCGACCCGGCGGCGGTGCCGCGGCACACCGGCATCTCGGTGCTGCTCGTCGAGCACGGGCCGGGCCTCACCGTCTCGCGGGAGCTGCCCAAGCTGGGATACAAGGGCGTCGAGACGTGCGAGCTGGTGTTCGACGGGTACCGCACGCCGGCCTCGTCCGTGCTGGGCGGCGAGCCCGGCCGCGGGTTCGGGCAGATGATGAAGGGCCTCGAGACCGGGCGCCTGCAGGTGGCGGCGCGGGCGCTCGGCGTGGCATCCGCCGCGTTCGAGGACGCCCTGGCCTACGCGCAGCAGCGGGAGAGCTTCGGCGTGCCCATCCACAAGCACCAGGCAGTGGGGAATCTGCTGGCCGACATGGCGACCAAGCTCACCGCGGCGCGTCAGCTCACCCGCTTCGCCGCCGAGAAGTACGACGCCGGCGAGCGCTGCGATATGGAGGCGGGCATGGCCAAGCTGTTCGCCTCCGAATCGGCCATGGAGATCGCGCTGTCCGCCGTCCGCGTCCACGGCGGCTACGGGTACTCCACCGAGTACGACGTGGAGCGCTACTTCCGCGACGCGCCGCTGATGATCGTCGGCGAGGGCACCAACGAGATCCAGCGCAACGTGATCAGCGCGCAGCTGGTGGCGCGCGGCGGGCTGTAG
- a CDS encoding nucleotidyl cyclase domain-containing protein: MSARHPVSARRFLECVETALEPPARALDRVGIIHVSWVGTARDGGPSAPASLQPPEASVITRHMRDGDVLGRLGRREYAVLTIARPATIITRAAELASALLGRAGVTATVDVAITTGGYEPARLLIARARAATPPDDDAGPTTAPIPVAR; the protein is encoded by the coding sequence ATGAGCGCGCGGCACCCCGTCTCCGCCCGCCGGTTCCTCGAGTGCGTCGAGACGGCGCTCGAGCCGCCCGCCCGCGCCCTCGACAGGGTGGGCATCATCCACGTCTCCTGGGTCGGCACCGCGCGCGACGGCGGCCCCTCCGCTCCCGCGTCGCTGCAGCCGCCGGAGGCGTCCGTGATCACCCGGCACATGCGGGACGGCGACGTGCTCGGGCGGCTCGGCCGGCGCGAGTACGCGGTGCTCACCATCGCGCGGCCGGCCACGATCATCACGCGTGCGGCCGAGCTGGCATCCGCACTGCTGGGCCGCGCGGGGGTGACGGCCACCGTGGACGTCGCCATCACCACCGGCGGCTACGAGCCGGCGCGGCTGCTGATCGCCCGCGCACGGGCGGCGACCCCGCCGGACGACGACGCCGGCCCGACCACCGCGCCCATTCCCGTGGCGCGGTAG